A window of Castanea sativa cultivar Marrone di Chiusa Pesio chromosome 1, ASM4071231v1 contains these coding sequences:
- the LOC142618092 gene encoding patatin-like protein 2 isoform X1 — translation MLSAPDENNRPVFAAKDIKDFYLNHCPHIFPQNSCPVLPHLTKIVKALAGPKYDGKYLHNLVKEKLGHTKLEKTLTNVVIPTFDIKRLQPTIFSSYEVKKNPSMNALLSDICIATSAAPTYLPTYYFETVDPEGNVREFNLTDGGVAANNPALLAIGEVTKQIIRGSSDFFPIKPMDYGRFLVISLGTGSQKAEGKYRAHKAAKWGLLDWLTSGGSTPIIDVYSHASADMVDVHLSVVFQALHSEKNYLRIQDDTLVGTVTSVDVATKQNLDDLMKVGEELLKKPVARVNLETGVCEAFDHETNEAALTRFAKLLSQERHLRHARSPAGHAHQATSAHQATSAHKSNGLSRLSI, via the exons ATGCTATCTGCTCCAGATGAAAATAACCGACCTGTCTTTGCTGCCAAGGATATCAAGGATTTCTACCTAAACCACTGCCCTCATATCTTCCCACAGAACAG TTGTCCAGTACTTCCTCATCTTACAAAGATTGTTAAAGCTCTAGCTGGACCAAAGTATGATGGGAAATATCTGCATAACCTTGTTAAGGAAAAACTAGGACATACAAAATTGGAAAAGACATTGACTAATGTTGTTATTCCAACATTTGACATCAAAAGACTCCAGCCAACCATTTTTTCTAGCTATGAG GTAAAGAAAAACCCAAGCATGAATGCCTTACTCTCAGATATTTGCATAGCAACCTCAGCTGCCCCAACTTATCTTCCAACTTATTACTTTGAAACAGTAGACCCTGAGGGGAATGTGAGAGAATTTAACCTTACAGATGGTGGTGTTGCTGCTAATAATCCG GCTTTACTTGCCATTGGTGAAGTAACAAAGCAGATCATTCGAGGAAGTTCTGACTTCTTTCCAATAAAACCAATGGACTATGGAAGGTTTCTGGTGATATCATTAGGAACTGGCTCACAAAAAGCCGAAGGAAAATACAGGGCACACAAGGCAGCTAAGTGGGGCTTGCTAGACTGGTTAACAAGTGGTGGTTCCACCCCAATTATTGATGTATATTCTCACGCAAGTGCAGATATGGTTGATGTCCATCTCTCAGTGGTTTTTCAAGCCCTTCATTCTGAGAAAAATTATCTACGGATTCAG GACGATACCTTGGTTGGGACAGTAACTTCTGTGGACGTGGCCACAAAACAAAATTTGGATGATCTTATGAAAGTTGGCGAAGAGTTGCTAAAGAAACCAGTTGCTAGGGTGAACTTGGAGACAGGAGTTTGTGAGGCTTTTGACCATGAAACTAATGAAGCTGCCCTCACAAg GTTTGCAAAATTACTCTCCCAAGAAAGGCACCTTCGCCATGCAAGGTCCCCCGCTGGACATGCTCATCAAGCCACCAGTGCTCATCAAGCCACCAGTGCTCACAAATCAAATGGTCTTAGTAGACTAAGCATATAA
- the LOC142618092 gene encoding patatin-like protein 2 isoform X2 translates to MGSTNVPLQPPTYGNLITVLSIDGGGIRGVIPGTILSFLESELQKLDGEDARIADYFDVISGTSTGGLVTAMLSAPDENNRPVFAAKDIKDFYLNHCPHIFPQNSCPVLPHLTKIVKALAGPKYDGKYLHNLVKEKLGHTKLEKTLTNVVIPTFDIKRLQPTIFSSYEVKKNPSMNALLSDICIATSAAPTYLPTYYFETVDPEGNVREFNLTDGGVAANNPALLAIGEVTKQIIRGSSDFFPIKPMDYGRFLVISLGTGSQKAEGKYRAHKAAKWGLLDWLTSGGSTPIIDVYSHASADMVDVHLSVVFQALHSEKNYLRIQDDTLVGTVTSVDVATKQNLDDLMKVGEELLKKPVARVNLETGVCEAFDHETNEAALTRFAKLLSQERHLRHARSPAGHAHQATSAHQATSAHKSNGLSRLSI, encoded by the exons ATGGGCTCAACAAATGTACCACTACAACCTCCAACTTATGGAAACCTAATCACTGTTCTCAGCATTGATGGTGGTGGAATAAGAGGGGTTATCCCAGGAACTATCCTTAGTTTTTTAGAATCTGAACTTCAG AAACTGGATGGTGAAGATGCAAGAATAGCAGATTATTTTGATGTTATCTCAGGAACAAGCACAGGTGGTCTTGTCACTGCCATGCTATCTGCTCCAGATGAAAATAACCGACCTGTCTTTGCTGCCAAGGATATCAAGGATTTCTACCTAAACCACTGCCCTCATATCTTCCCACAGAACAG TTGTCCAGTACTTCCTCATCTTACAAAGATTGTTAAAGCTCTAGCTGGACCAAAGTATGATGGGAAATATCTGCATAACCTTGTTAAGGAAAAACTAGGACATACAAAATTGGAAAAGACATTGACTAATGTTGTTATTCCAACATTTGACATCAAAAGACTCCAGCCAACCATTTTTTCTAGCTATGAG GTAAAGAAAAACCCAAGCATGAATGCCTTACTCTCAGATATTTGCATAGCAACCTCAGCTGCCCCAACTTATCTTCCAACTTATTACTTTGAAACAGTAGACCCTGAGGGGAATGTGAGAGAATTTAACCTTACAGATGGTGGTGTTGCTGCTAATAATCCG GCTTTACTTGCCATTGGTGAAGTAACAAAGCAGATCATTCGAGGAAGTTCTGACTTCTTTCCAATAAAACCAATGGACTATGGAAGGTTTCTGGTGATATCATTAGGAACTGGCTCACAAAAAGCCGAAGGAAAATACAGGGCACACAAGGCAGCTAAGTGGGGCTTGCTAGACTGGTTAACAAGTGGTGGTTCCACCCCAATTATTGATGTATATTCTCACGCAAGTGCAGATATGGTTGATGTCCATCTCTCAGTGGTTTTTCAAGCCCTTCATTCTGAGAAAAATTATCTACGGATTCAG GACGATACCTTGGTTGGGACAGTAACTTCTGTGGACGTGGCCACAAAACAAAATTTGGATGATCTTATGAAAGTTGGCGAAGAGTTGCTAAAGAAACCAGTTGCTAGGGTGAACTTGGAGACAGGAGTTTGTGAGGCTTTTGACCATGAAACTAATGAAGCTGCCCTCACAAg GTTTGCAAAATTACTCTCCCAAGAAAGGCACCTTCGCCATGCAAGGTCCCCCGCTGGACATGCTCATCAAGCCACCAGTGCTCATCAAGCCACCAGTGCTCACAAATCAAATGGTCTTAGTAGACTAAGCATATAA